In the genome of Rhizobium etli 8C-3, one region contains:
- a CDS encoding group III truncated hemoglobin codes for MNSELQGRAAHAAAIRQRAEMEMNAMGIDNAFIDRLVETFYGRVLAHPELGPVFDARLSGRWPEHMAKMKSFWSSVAFRSGAYGGKPVQAHVGVANMTPDLFPQWLELFSATLDDIAPNAGAKAWFMATAERIAKSLTLSLFYNPALDDPARNSA; via the coding sequence ATGAATAGTGAATTGCAAGGCCGGGCGGCGCATGCCGCCGCAATCCGCCAGCGAGCGGAAATGGAAATGAATGCCATGGGCATCGACAATGCCTTCATCGACAGGCTGGTCGAGACTTTCTACGGCCGCGTCCTTGCGCATCCCGAACTCGGCCCCGTTTTCGACGCCCGGCTTTCGGGCCGCTGGCCGGAGCACATGGCGAAGATGAAGAGCTTCTGGTCCTCCGTCGCATTCCGCAGCGGCGCCTACGGCGGCAAGCCGGTGCAAGCACATGTCGGTGTGGCCAACATGACGCCCGATCTTTTTCCCCAATGGCTGGAGCTCTTTTCAGCAACGCTCGACGATATCGCTCCGAATGCCGGGGCAAAGGCCTGGTTCATGGCGACGGCGGAACGCATCGCGAAGAGCTTGACGCTATCGCTATTTTACAATCCCGCACTCGACGATCCTGCTCGCAATTCCGCCTAA
- a CDS encoding EamA family transporter: MDQKRGKPTPNGAVVALTAAAPAFSGGIAAGSLMCLLSMSSIQFGAAFSSGAIAAYGSAGASWLRLAFAAAILAIAVRPPLLRYSREQWIGALVLGTTTALMTMSFFAAIERIPLGLAVAIDFLGPLSVATFGYGLTRRLIWPVIAAAGVLLLAYDGEGWVGNLPGVLFAFGAGAGWACYIMLTKKVGAAFKGLEGLSMSLIAAAVVAAPFGFAGAASNFDGYGLFEMAGLAILVPLLPYTLEMIALRRMTTAAFGILMSLEPAIGALAGFLILAQPMTLLQMLGTALVVAASAGATFSTEKA, from the coding sequence ATGGATCAGAAGAGGGGCAAACCAACGCCAAACGGCGCTGTCGTTGCGTTAACCGCAGCTGCGCCTGCATTTTCCGGCGGTATTGCGGCTGGTTCATTGATGTGCCTGCTTTCGATGTCGTCCATTCAGTTCGGTGCGGCATTCTCTTCCGGCGCGATCGCAGCATATGGATCGGCAGGTGCCTCCTGGCTTAGGCTTGCCTTCGCGGCAGCCATCCTGGCAATCGCCGTTCGTCCGCCCTTGCTGCGCTACAGCCGCGAGCAATGGATCGGCGCATTGGTTCTCGGCACCACGACGGCGCTGATGACGATGTCCTTCTTTGCGGCGATCGAGCGAATTCCTTTGGGGCTTGCGGTGGCGATCGATTTTCTTGGTCCGCTCTCCGTCGCGACGTTCGGTTATGGCCTGACGCGGCGCCTGATCTGGCCGGTGATCGCCGCAGCCGGTGTTCTCCTCCTCGCCTATGATGGCGAAGGATGGGTCGGCAATCTGCCCGGCGTTCTCTTTGCCTTCGGCGCCGGCGCGGGCTGGGCATGCTATATCATGCTGACGAAAAAGGTCGGCGCGGCGTTCAAGGGGCTCGAAGGCCTCTCCATGTCGCTGATCGCGGCGGCGGTGGTGGCGGCGCCCTTCGGCTTTGCCGGTGCCGCGTCGAACTTCGATGGCTACGGTCTCTTCGAGATGGCAGGTCTGGCGATCCTCGTTCCGCTCCTGCCTTATACCCTGGAAATGATTGCGTTACGACGGATGACGACGGCCGCATTCGGCATCCTCATGAGCTTGGAACCGGCAATCGGTGCGCTCGCAGGCTTCCTCATCCTTGCCCAGCCCATGACGCTGTTGCAGATGCTCGGGACCGCGCTGGTCGTCGCGGCGAGCGCAGGTGCGACCTTTTCAACCGAAAAAGCTTAG